A region of Legionella donaldsonii DNA encodes the following proteins:
- a CDS encoding Lpg1974 family pore-forming outer membrane protein — protein sequence MKYALSSALVLSLVASGDALALSKEPSLCEGSSALCAMITPGGLYANVTGYYFRPSETGIGMATDSWQYGSAAGGISAVSKPADPDGKWSASFLVGYDIPDSANNIELSYLYLNNRNHAVNTNGDGPITFGAIFFPDVTFPFAPGQNFVSDAQLRYRLDQVDLTVGRTYIDYQGQFMLHPKVGVRYAKLDHEFTFLAPGNVMSEFRGAGPLLGMDGRYSLFQSNFGLVGNFEYAPIVGNINSHSFLNFPIYVTYSSPKRDRIVNSFTAKLGIDYNYTFRNSGYAAVEVGYQVNQYNNAMDMIRGNYAVAGAQKVAGVETTTFNFHGPYVSLSVHA from the coding sequence GTGAAATATGCGTTGAGTTCTGCACTGGTATTGAGTCTGGTAGCGAGTGGTGATGCGCTTGCTCTTTCCAAGGAACCCAGTTTGTGTGAAGGTTCATCCGCACTATGCGCCATGATAACTCCAGGCGGTTTATACGCCAATGTAACGGGTTATTATTTCCGTCCAAGTGAAACAGGTATTGGCATGGCTACCGACAGCTGGCAATATGGCTCCGCTGCCGGTGGTATTAGCGCCGTTAGCAAACCTGCAGATCCTGATGGAAAATGGTCCGCCAGTTTTCTGGTAGGGTATGACATTCCTGATTCAGCCAATAACATTGAACTTTCCTATTTATATTTAAATAATAGGAATCATGCTGTAAATACCAATGGCGATGGTCCGATAACCTTTGGTGCCATATTTTTTCCTGATGTAACCTTTCCCTTTGCTCCTGGGCAAAACTTTGTCAGTGACGCGCAACTACGTTACCGACTCGATCAGGTTGACCTGACAGTAGGCAGAACCTATATCGATTATCAAGGACAGTTTATGCTTCATCCCAAAGTCGGTGTGCGTTATGCAAAACTGGATCATGAGTTTACCTTTTTAGCTCCGGGAAATGTGATGAGCGAATTTAGAGGTGCAGGTCCTTTGCTGGGGATGGATGGTCGTTACTCCTTGTTTCAAAGCAATTTTGGCCTGGTGGGGAATTTTGAATATGCTCCCATTGTTGGAAACATCAACTCTCATTCCTTTTTAAATTTTCCCATCTACGTCACTTATTCTTCTCCGAAGCGTGATCGGATAGTGAATAGCTTCACAGCCAAATTGGGTATCGACTATAACTATACTTTTAGGAATAGTGGCTATGCCGCAGTTGAAGTAGGTTATCAGGTGAATCAATACAATAATGCCATGGACATGATCCGCGGTAATTATGCTGTTGCAGGCGCCCAAAAAGTTGCAGGCGTGGAAACCACCACTTTCAATTTCCATGGCCCTTACGTTAGCCTTAGCGTACATGCCTAA
- a CDS encoding S1C family serine protease, with protein MLVNSTLKLEVDKQTVNYVSAWSAGQPAKSSATITVVQHEGIMYLVTNAHAVANSTYLKVKFNQGSTELPVTPVWVDPIMDVAIVETTSTEAEAFLGTKVKPLEINTEFQPSSTEVNAYGYPTGGKSLSFTKGHISRTEVSTIAHSRLPGITVQTSAPINPGNSGGPITIVREKQEECIGIVSQGASSLSNVGYFIPACTIVQTIENYKRFGALRARQFIDYVTVPQVSFEWQTLKNPSLRSELEMQDSLESEPLGIRVSQVPPKSCAYNHLREGDVILEIDGHPIHADGNVQVKELENPISYLYLLQRKKYLDEIEFVIQRKNDVGESETLKITIRLTEQLGRSIVGPKTDKPLKYHIQPSGKNGGYVFVRCTQPLMDTFTTTYSTGQKVIVDKSNVPSMFSEFSRLSPKRDGYEIVVLQDILVSEDTDGYENFALNRGGMCESDRVTEVNGEPIANLWDLVVALTKDPKKPSLVKFANGKELVIAPEAAQVRDALKSKYQIAFFTSPKVAPILQLPFLDEINRLHEGAGNSSAMSLTS; from the coding sequence ATGTTAGTAAATTCCACACTCAAACTCGAAGTCGACAAGCAAACGGTTAATTACGTTTCTGCCTGGTCTGCTGGTCAACCGGCAAAATCAAGCGCTACCATTACGGTTGTACAACACGAAGGCATCATGTATTTAGTGACCAACGCGCATGCGGTAGCCAATTCAACTTATTTAAAAGTAAAATTTAATCAAGGATCTACCGAATTACCTGTAACGCCGGTGTGGGTTGACCCTATTATGGATGTCGCTATCGTTGAGACTACGTCGACTGAGGCTGAAGCCTTTTTGGGAACTAAAGTTAAACCATTAGAAATAAATACGGAATTTCAACCTTCTTCAACGGAAGTAAATGCCTATGGTTATCCCACAGGAGGAAAAAGTCTTTCCTTTACCAAAGGCCATATCTCAAGAACAGAAGTATCCACCATTGCCCATTCTCGCTTACCAGGGATTACAGTACAAACCAGTGCACCCATTAACCCGGGTAATAGTGGCGGGCCGATTACAATAGTGCGGGAAAAACAGGAAGAGTGTATCGGCATCGTCAGCCAGGGAGCCTCTTCACTCAGCAATGTGGGTTATTTTATTCCTGCCTGCACCATTGTACAAACGATAGAAAACTACAAACGCTTCGGTGCACTTAGGGCAAGGCAATTTATTGATTATGTGACCGTCCCTCAAGTCAGCTTTGAGTGGCAAACATTAAAGAATCCATCCCTAAGATCGGAATTAGAGATGCAAGATTCTCTTGAGAGTGAGCCATTGGGCATTCGTGTATCGCAAGTACCACCCAAGTCATGCGCTTATAATCACTTGCGAGAAGGGGATGTGATTCTTGAAATAGATGGCCATCCAATTCATGCTGATGGCAATGTTCAGGTTAAGGAGCTTGAGAATCCTATCTCTTATCTCTATCTTTTACAGCGCAAGAAATACCTCGATGAGATCGAGTTTGTGATTCAAAGAAAAAATGATGTAGGAGAATCTGAAACACTAAAAATTACGATTAGGTTAACGGAACAGTTAGGCCGCAGCATTGTCGGACCCAAGACCGATAAACCGCTCAAATACCACATTCAGCCCTCAGGAAAAAATGGCGGGTATGTTTTTGTTCGTTGCACCCAACCATTGATGGACACATTTACAACAACGTACTCCACCGGGCAAAAAGTCATTGTGGATAAATCCAATGTTCCATCTATGTTTAGTGAATTTTCCAGGCTTTCACCTAAAAGGGATGGTTACGAAATTGTTGTCCTACAAGATATTCTTGTGTCAGAAGACACGGACGGTTATGAAAATTTCGCACTTAACCGTGGGGGAATGTGTGAAAGCGATCGAGTGACTGAGGTCAATGGTGAACCAATAGCAAACTTATGGGACTTGGTAGTCGCATTAACAAAAGACCCAAAGAAACCGTCTTTAGTAAAATTTGCAAATGGCAAGGAATTAGTTATTGCACCTGAAGCCGCGCAAGTACGGGACGCATTAAAATCCAAGTACCAAATTGCATTTTTTACCAGTCCCAAAGTTGCCCCTATCCTTCAATTACCCTTTTTGGATGAGATTAATCGATTGCATGAGGGTGCCGGAAATTCTTCGGCGATGTCTCTCACCAGCTAA
- a CDS encoding carbonic anhydrase family protein — translation MKTLTKEMQAAITPAIALHLLEEGNKRFVNNLKVNRNLLQQVNETSDGQHPFAIILSCIDSRTSVELIFDQGLGDVFSVRVAGNIINEDILGSMEFACKVAGAKIIVVLGHSKCGAIKGACDDVEMGNLTALLSKIQPAVSAEKETVGNRNSSNEQFVEKVTAINIHRTVQAVMESSPILKELIDAGECGIVGGHHDISTGEVSFYQDTKFGFFETEPVFKSVITNT, via the coding sequence ATGAAAACATTGACCAAAGAAATGCAAGCGGCTATTACACCTGCAATTGCATTGCATTTATTGGAAGAAGGCAATAAACGATTTGTAAATAACTTAAAAGTTAACCGTAACCTTTTGCAGCAGGTTAATGAAACCTCTGATGGACAACATCCCTTTGCAATTATCTTAAGTTGCATTGACTCCCGTACCTCGGTCGAGTTGATATTTGATCAGGGTTTAGGCGATGTATTTAGCGTACGGGTAGCAGGAAATATTATCAATGAAGATATTTTAGGCAGTATGGAATTTGCCTGCAAAGTAGCAGGGGCAAAGATCATAGTGGTTTTAGGACATTCAAAATGTGGTGCAATAAAAGGCGCCTGTGATGATGTAGAAATGGGTAATTTGACCGCCTTGTTAAGTAAAATACAACCCGCTGTTAGCGCTGAAAAAGAGACTGTTGGAAACCGAAATTCAAGTAACGAACAGTTTGTGGAAAAGGTTACTGCAATTAATATCCATAGAACCGTACAGGCAGTTATGGAGTCCAGCCCTATTTTAAAAGAGCTCATTGACGCAGGCGAATGCGGAATTGTTGGAGGCCATCATGATATTTCAACAGGCGAAGTGAGTTTTTATCAAGATACCAAGTTCGGGTTTTTTGAGACTGAGCCTGTTTTTAAATCGGTCATAACAAACACTTGA
- a CDS encoding DUF1622 domain-containing protein, protein MEPVSLHSLLLYIQHGISFCGVLVILIGVLTALFRYISHPFYNSDTTSKMDINQIRLRLGRVLTLGLEFIVAADLIGTTTTPDYYSVGIVASIVLIRTLLSYTLNREINDISRQENQNKALA, encoded by the coding sequence ATGGAACCAGTAAGCTTGCATTCCCTATTATTATATATACAACATGGCATTTCATTTTGTGGGGTGCTTGTTATTCTCATTGGTGTTTTAACCGCATTATTTCGCTATATTTCCCACCCATTTTATAACTCTGATACCACCAGCAAAATGGATATCAATCAAATTCGATTGCGATTAGGTCGAGTATTAACATTAGGTTTGGAGTTTATTGTCGCTGCCGACTTAATCGGAACAACGACTACCCCGGATTATTATTCGGTTGGTATCGTAGCCAGTATTGTTTTAATACGAACCTTATTAAGTTATACCTTAAACCGTGAAATAAATGACATTAGCCGTCAGGAAAATCAAAATAAAGCACTGGCGTGA
- a CDS encoding Hsp20/alpha crystallin family protein has translation MKNKLLPILISVPLIMMVSEGAMALDAKQNNPVQKSNPQISQDPFDNDAFFQSPHAIWQQMDQMQRAMDQFMKSQFSQMQHHLMSQPGSTNTVEIKEGKNDITYKIKLPEGAGSKVNVSVKESQLIVSAKVTQKITQEQNNSKSVSYSQSNYSQVFQLPKGYDPNSMTTKTKDSNLIVTFKKSISKPLIL, from the coding sequence ATGAAAAATAAACTGCTTCCTATTTTAATTTCTGTTCCTCTTATCATGATGGTATCTGAAGGAGCCATGGCCCTTGATGCAAAGCAAAATAATCCTGTGCAAAAGAGTAATCCGCAAATAAGCCAGGATCCCTTTGATAATGATGCTTTCTTTCAATCCCCTCATGCTATTTGGCAGCAAATGGATCAAATGCAAAGGGCAATGGATCAATTTATGAAGAGTCAATTTTCACAGATGCAACATCACTTGATGAGTCAGCCTGGCAGTACAAATACTGTTGAAATTAAAGAAGGCAAAAATGACATTACCTATAAAATTAAATTACCCGAAGGGGCTGGTAGCAAAGTCAATGTTTCTGTGAAAGAGAGTCAATTAATCGTTAGCGCAAAGGTCACGCAAAAAATTACGCAAGAACAAAACAATAGCAAGAGTGTGAGCTACTCTCAGAGCAATTACAGTCAAGTATTTCAACTACCAAAGGGGTATGATCCGAACTCTATGACCACAAAAACAAAGGATTCAAATTTGATTGTTACTTTTAAAAAATCAATATCGAAACCTTTGATACTGTAA